ACGGCCGCAGTGAAGGCCAGCAGCAGGCCGATACCGTACACGCTCAGGATGGGTGCCCAGCCTGCGAGCCAGGTATGAATATGTGCGTATCCGGCGAACAGCCAGGGAAACCCGGTAAACATCCAGGTACGGCACCACTCGCTGACAAACCAGAGTGCGGCAAACGCGAGGGCGAAGGACACCGGGTTGGCGCGCAGCCGCGCCAGCAGCGGGAAGGGCAGGGCAAACAGCAGGGCCATGATGCCCACAAAGGCACCGGTCAGCAGGAATCCGAGCAGCGGCGAGGAGTTGCCAAAATCGGTGATGGAGACGTAAACCCAGGAGCCGCCGGTGGCAAACAGGCCGATGCCGAAACACAGCGCCAGCCAGAAGATGTTTTTCCCGGTCAGCGGGTTGCTCGCGCCTTCGCGCCCCGGGGCCAGTAACCAGGCAAACAGCCCCAGGGAAAGCAGGCTGCTCCACCAGAGGTTGTACGGGGCGAAAGAGAGGGTCAGAAGGCCGCCCGCGATCAGGGCGGCCACCAGAGGCAGGGTGTTACGCATCAGCCATCTTCTTCAGAGGGTTTGTCAAACCGACTGACACGCAGCAAATGAATCTGCCGGTTGTCGGCGTAGAGGACACGGAACTTGAACTCCCCGAGCTTGGTCATTTCATCGCGCCCGGGCAGGTGGCCGAAAGACTGCATGATCAGGCCACCAATGGTATCGAATTCTTCGTCGCTGAACTCGCACCCGAAGTACTCGTTGAAGTCCTCGATGGGGGTGAGCGCCTTCACTACAAAGTCGTTGTCGCTCACTTTACGGATAAAGCTATCCGCTTCTTCCTCGTCGGTCTCGTCTTCGATCTCACCGACGATTTCCTCGAGAATATCCTCAATGGTCACCACGCCGGAAACGCCACCGTATTCGTCGATGACCACCGCCATGTGGTAGCGGTTCTCGCGGAACTCACGCAGCAGGATATTCAGGCGTTTGCTTTCCGGGATGATATTGGCCGGTCGAATATGGTCTTCCAGGCGGAACTCGTCTACGCCCTTCAGCACCAGCGGCAGCAGGTCTTTGGCGAGCAGAATGCCGCGAATGTCGTCGATACTCTCGCCCACCACCGGGAAGCGGGAGTGTCCAGATTCGATGATTTTGGGAAGGAAGTCTTTGGGGCTGTCTTCGATACTGACTACCACCATCTGCGAGCGCGGAATCATGATCTCCCGCACCTGCTGGCTGGACACGTCCAGCGCACCCTCGATGATGGACAGGGCTTCCGCGTCGACCACCTTGTTTTCGGCGGCGTCCTTGATGATGTCCAGTAGCTCATCGCGGGACTTGGGCTCTTGTGAAAAAGCGCCCAGTATTTTGTCCAACCAGTTTTTCTCCGTCGAGCGGGGCCGGTTGGAAGAGGAGCTACTTGGGGGTTCGTCGGTGGTCATGGATGTGGCCATACTCCGCGTTACTCGTCGGTTCCGTTGTTCATTTGTTCTACCCGCGTGTCTTTTGCGGGCGCGTCTACAGGCCGGTAGGGGTCATCGATACCCAGCTCGGCAAGAATCCGGGTTTCGAGACTTTCCATGATCTCGGCCTCATCGTCCTCGATATGGTCGTAACCCAATAGATGCAGTGTGCCATGGACCACCATGTGTGCCCAGTGTGCGGCAAGGGCTTTGTGCTGCTGTTCCGCTTCCCGCGCGACGACCGGAGCACTGATGACCAGGTCGCCCAGTAACGGGAGGCCCAGTTCCGCGGGGATATCGGCGGGGAACGAGAGCACATTGGTGGGCTTGTCTTTACCGCGGTACTGAAGGTTCAGCGCCTGGCTTTCGTCGTCATTGACGATGCGCAGCGAGATTTCAGCTTCGGTGCGGTGTTCACCCACAGCGGCAGTTGCCCAGCGCGCGAGGTCCGCATCACTGGGGAGTGGGGAGCAGGAGGTGGCCCGCTGCACGTCCATATGGACGTCAGCAGGCGAGCGCGACTGGCTCTCGGACAGGTTTGCGTTCATGGGCGCGGCCTTAGGCCGCATCTTCTCCAGCGCGGCCAGCAGCGTTCAGTGCGGCCGCCTTGCGCGCTGCGCGCTCGGCTTCCTGCTGTGCTTCCACTTCCGCTTCGTGAATACCGTAGGCCTCCACGATACGTTGTACCAGTGGGTGGCGGACCACATCTTTGGCGCCGAAGTGGGTGAAGCTGATGCCGTTGACCTTGTCCAGTACCTCGATAGCGTGGCGCAGGCCGGAGGCGGCACCGCGGGGCAGGTCGACCTGGCTGGGGTCACCGGTAATCACCGCCGTAGAGCCGAAGCCGATGCGGGTCAGGAACATTTTCATCTGTTCGCGGGTGGTGTTCTGGCTCTCGTCGAGAATGACAAACGCGTTGTTCAGGGTACGGCCACGCATATAGGCCAGCGGCGCTACTTCGATGACGTTGCGCTCAATCAGCTTGCCGACGGTCTCGAAACCGAGCATTTCATACAAGGCGTCGTACAGCGGGCGCAGATAGGGGTCTACCTTCTGGCTCAGGTCGCCGGGCAGGAAGCCCAGTTTCTCGCCCGCTTCCACCGCCGGGCGCACCAGCAAGATACGTTCGACAGAATCCTTGAGCAGCGCCTCTACCGCACAGGCCACCGCCAGGTATGTTTTACCGGTACCGGCAGGGCCGATACCGAAGTTGATATCGTTGGTCTGCACCGCGCGCACGTATTTGCGCTGGTTGATACCACGGGGGCGCACGGAACACTTTTTGGTGCGGATCAGTACCATCTGATCCCCTTCGCCGTCTTCCATCTTCTGCTTGCCACTCACCAGCTCTTCCACGCCGGATTCCTGCAGGGCGAGGTGAATCGCGTCCGGGGTCAGGTCGTCGTTACCCCCGGTTTCCTGGTACAGGTTGCTGATGATTTCACCGGCCGCGCGGGCGGATTTGGCATCGCCATAGAAGGCAAACTGGTTGCCGCGATTGCGGATCTCAATATCCAGTCGCTGTTCTATCTGGCGCAGGTGTTGATCAAATTGGCCACAGAGGTTGGCCAGGCGGCGGGCGTCGTTTGGCTCAAGAGTGATACTGTGAGCGAGGGCTTGTGTTTCCAAATTGGTTTCCATGCACCTTTAGTCAGGGGGTTCAGTCTGTAGGTTATACCCATTTCCCTCGTGGGGGAAAGGTTGGTTTGTGACGAATGGGTTCTAAAGGGGCTTGGGGCTTATAACAGGGGAGTATGAGGGGTTGTGGTTGGTCTTTTGGATTCGGTGCTTCGTAGGTGGTTGTGTGGCGGCCCCGCTACCGATAGCCCTTTGTGAGACACGCCGTGAACCCATCCCTGGGGGCTCTTCCGCGAGGTCCCTCTCGCGGAAGGTCTCACAAAGGGCTATCGGCATCGGCGCCTTAGAATCACGGATTTGTGTTCTGCCAGCTTGAATACCACTTTGTCCGGACAGAATTAAGGAGTCACGATTGAAGGCGCTGATGCCGGGATTCGTTTCCGGGACCGTACGCGGCCATGGATGGCCGCGTCCGAGCGCACAGGGATGTGCTTGTAGCGTGTCCCGGAAACGAATCCCGGCAGCAGGGCCGCCACGGCGGCGCTAACTGGCTGCCCCGGAGCCCGAGTTAATTCAGCGGCCCATCCAGCTCCGAAGCCACCAAAGTTCCTCGCAGGGAGTTAGGGAGGGCTTCCTCGATCAGCACATCGGCAAACTTACCAATCAGCTCCATCTGGTCACAGCGGAAATTGACCACCCGGTTGTTTTCGGTCCGGCCCTGCAGCTGGCCCGGGTCTTTTTTGGACACACCGCTGACCAGAACGCGCTCCACATTACCCACCATGCGGCGCGCAATCTCCGTCGCCTGCTGGTTAATGCGGTGTTGCAGCAATTGCAGGCGGTGCTTTTTCACCTCTTCCGGGGTGTCGTCCGGCAGGTCAGCCGCCGGGGTGCCCGGGCGTGGGGAATAGATGAAGCTGAACGAAATATCGAAACCCACATCCTGAATCAGCTTCATGGTGGCCTCGAAGTCGCGTTCGGTCTCGCCGGGGAAGCCGATGATAAAGTCCGAAGACAGGCAGATATCAGGGCGGATGGCCTTCAATCGACGGATTTTCGACTTGTACTCCAGCGCCGTGTGGCCGCGCTTCATGGCCATCAGGATGCGGTCGGAGCCACTCTGGACCGGCAGGTGCAGGTGGTTTACCAGTTCGGGCACCTCGGCGTACACGTCGATCAGCGAATCCGAGAACTCCACCGGGTGCGAGGTGGTGTAGCGAATGCGGTCGATGCCATCGATGGCCGCCACATAGGTGATCAGTTCGGCGAAATCCACCATCTGGCCGTCTTCGCCCGGCGCGCGGTACGCGTTGACGTTCTGGCCCAGCAGGTTGACCTCGCGGACTCCCTGGTCCGCCAGATGCGCCACTTCTTCCAGTACATCTGCCACCGGGCGGCTGACTTCCTCACCGCGGGTGTAGGGAACCACGCAGAAAGTGCAGTACTTGGAGCAGCCTTCCATAATGGAGACGAACGCGCTCACGCCGTCGGCTTCCGGCTGCGGCAGGCGGTCGAACTTCTCGATTTCCGGGAAGGAGACATCCACCACGATGGCACCGCTCTGCTGCTTTCTGGTTTCCATCATTTCCGGCAGACGGTGCAGGGTCTGCGGGCCGAATACCAGGTCCACATACGGCGCGCGTTTGGCGATGGCCTCGCCCTCCTGGCTGGCGACACAGCCGCCGACACCGATCACCAGATCGGGATTTTTTTCCTTCAGGTGCTTCCAGCGGCCCAGCTGGTGGAACAGTTTTTCCTGTGCCTTCTCCCGAATAGAACAGGTGTTCACCAGCAGTACGTCCGCGTCTTCCGGGTCGTCAGTGGGGACCATCTGGTGGGATTCGCCCAGCAGATCCCGCATACGGGCGGAATCGTACTCGTTCATCTGGCACCCGTGGGTCTTGATAAAGAGCTTTTTCACCGGTTTTTCGGACAGTTCAGAAGACATAATGTGCCTGGTTAAAAATTGGTCAATTCGCAAAGGTTGGGCATTATACCGGCCCCTCCAGAGGCTGCATAGACATCGGTGATGTCCCGGCCCTGCACCCTAGTGCAATTTCCGGGCGCTGGTGCTAACCTTCCGCGCTTTTCGCGGATGTGGCCGCGAAACTATCGATTCGACACTAGAATTCACGGGGCATGCCTGTTCCGCCCCGGCCCATTCTGCCCCATTCCAGAGAGACCTATGTCCAACCCGACCTACAAAGTGATATTTCACAACCAGAACCAGGTGTACGAGCTCTATGCCCGCGCCATCTACCAGAGTGAAATGTACGGTTTCATCGAGGTGGAGGAGTTCGTGTTTGGAGAGAAATCGCAGCTGGTTGTGGACCCCAGTGAAGAAAAGCTGAAGACCGAGTTTGCCTCGGTGAAACGCTCCTACATCCCGATGCACAGCATTGTGCGTATTGATGAAGTGGAAAAAGAGGGCACCGGCAAGATCGTTGAAGTCAAGGGCGACAAGATCGCGCACTTTCCCTTCCCGACGCCCATGCGTCACCCGAGCGACAGTGACTAGGTGCGTGTGTCCTGCGGTGCCGGCAGCTAGTTATAAACAGTTAGCGACGCACAGTTGGTAAAAAGGCGGGCCCGGTGAGGGCCCGCCTTTTTTGTGTCTGCACACTGCGCGGTTTTACGCTCTGCGCGGGCGCCCGAACTAAGGCGGTAACAGGTGACTGCGTCTTTGCGCCTCGCTGAGGGCGTGCTGTTTGAGCATCAGATAGCGGCTTTCAGGGCGCGGTGCACCTTCTGCCCCGCTATTGGCCAGTGTCTGGAGCCACTGCTGGTATTGCTGCTCGTAGTTGGTTTCCCAGTGGGCGAGGTGGTCCTGGTAGCTGGCAAAGTTGTTGGCCTTCAGGGTATCCGTCATCGCCAGAACTTCTGCGTAGTGGGTCTCGAACAGAAACCGCACCGCCAGGTAGGTCCAGCTGTACACGTTATCCACGCCGTCACCGTAACGGGTGCCAAACGTCTCCCCGAGTGTTCGCGGTTGGGATTGGGATAGTGTATTGCGTAGCAAATCCAGCACCTCGGGGTTGGTATCCCCCATCGACAGGTACTCGGCCAGCCCTTCCGTCCACCACACCATGTTCCCCGGAAAGTGGTTGAAGCCACCATAGGACACGAAACGTCCCTCCAGGTAATGCACATACTCGTGTTCGAGGTTCCAGATGACGAACTCGGGCAGCAGCCACTGAGCCTCGTGGGCATAGAAGCTGGCCTCATTGTCCGGGTCTGAGGGGTTGCCCTCAATGTAGATGCCACCGTTGTCGGTGTTGATGCCAAACAGTGCATAGCCGTGCTGGTCGTACTCGTCGTAACTATCAAATACCACAATGCGCAGCGCTGTATTGTAATCGTCGGCTACCGGCACGAGCCCGGTTTGCAGGCGTTCATGAAAAAAGGTTTCGCTCGCGGCAAGCGTCGCGCATGACGCATTGAACTCCGTGTCCGTCATCGCCTGTGCCAGCAGAGTGAGTGTGGGTCCACAGACATGGGTTAGCGGCAGAACCTGGTCGATGGTTACGTTATCTTCACCGCCGTCATCGTCATCGTCCTCTTCCACGATGCCACTATCCGGCGGCTCCCCGGGGGAGCCATTTCCACCGGAGCATGCCGAAAGCATGAGCAGCGGGAAGAGGGTAAGGAGAACGGCGAGCGAACGGAGCGTTGACATGGTGTTACCGCGGATACTGTGGGTGATGTGCTGTCAAAAAAAAGGGCCCGGATGGGCCCGATGGTCTCAGGTGATGCGATGCCAATTAGTGGCTGTGCGGGTTGCCTCGCTTTTTGGCTTCTGCGGCGGAGTGGCGCATCAGCATCTGGTCACGCTTGCTGTTGCGCGGCGCACCCTTGGCCCCACTGTTCACCAGCCCGTCCAGCCAGTTCTGATATTCCGATTCGTAGCTGTTCTGCCAGTTGTTCAGGTAGGCGGTGTAGCTGCTGTAATCATTATTTTTAAGTGTGTTGGTCATGGCGATGACCTCGTCGTAATGACGCTCGAACAGGAAGCGGATGGCGAGGTAGCTCCAGCGGTACACCTGATCGGTTTTGTCGCGGTAGGTGGTGTCGAAGATGGAGGCAAGGCTGGGCTTGCGATGACGTGGCTTGTGGTTGCGTGCTACGGCAATGGCCTCCGGGTTGTCATTGCCCAGTGAAAGGTACTCCGCAAGGCCTTCCGACCACCACACCATATTGCCGGGGTAGTGATTGAAGCCGCCGTACGCAATGAAACGGCCATCCAGGTAGTGCACATACTCGTGCTCTAGATTCCAGATCGCAAACTCCGGGCGCAGCCAAGACGCTTCGTGGGCATAAAAGCTGGCCTGGTTGTCAGGATTGGACGGTGTACCTTCGATATAAATTCCGCCGTTGTTGGTATTGATACCGAAAAGATCGTAACCGTAGGTGTCGTACTGGGTGTAGTCGTCAAACACGACCACACGCAGGGCGCTATTGAAATCGTTGGGCACCGGCACCTGGTTGGTTTGCAGGCGCTGGTGGAACAGGGCTTCTTCCGCAGAGAGGTCTGCACAGGTCGCATTCAGCTGGCTTGCGGTCATATCCTGTGCGCGAATCTTTAATGTGCTGCTGCAGCTGTGCTGAATCGGAAGTACCTGGTCAATATCGGCAGCGGTGCCAGGCATTGCCAGCGCAGAAAGGAGCGAGGCCGCGACCAGCGACAGGTGCCGGGCGGTCTTGACGGGTGACGTAAGGGGGTTGCAGGGACTGGTATCTTGAGTGCGAGTCATGGGTGGATTCCTGTTGTTATTTTTTCTACCGGGGATGCCGCCATTGCCCATAGCAAGGATTAAATTTTTGTTATTGTGCGCAAAGCGACTTTGCAAGGTTATGCGATATTTGTTTTTGAATGCAATATTCTTTTTTGTGTGTGGCGCAAAAATCATTTTATATGGATGGCTGTTGACCTTTTGCGGAGGTAAGGCAGGAATGGCGGGAAGAATTGGCGCCAGATTTTCCTCATTGACATCACTTCATCGCATTGGCGCCACAAGGCCGCACAGGCGACTATTCTCAATGTAAGAGGTATTCCATTACTGGACGGTACACCGGAGCGTGTACTGGCCGGTGGGCGCACTTTCTACTGTTTACAGTGGTACAGGTGCGAGAGCTGTGGGGTACTTCCAAAACCTAAAATGTAGTGGAAGTTTTTAGGTGACAGCATGACTTCAATACCGGCCACCAAAGCCGCCATCTCTGCCCTGAAGATTGAGCAGCGCGTAGAGCGCGATGTGAAAGCGGGCATTCCCGAGCACGACCGTGTCAACCATACGGAGAGTGAAGAAAGCCTGCGCTCCTATGTGGTACGCGAGATTATCGGTCGCGTGCATGAAAACCGGCAAACCGAGCTGGACAAGGAACTGGCCGACAGAAGCGAGGTGAACATTCGCCAGCTGTTTCAGGATTTGAAAAATACTGATGCACTGGTCGATAAAAAAGTCAGTGCGCGCATGGCCAATCTGGTGAGCGGTTTGAGGCGCAGTGCGCAGGACTATTCAGCGATGCGAATGGATCTGGAAATCTTCCGGAACCGCAATGGCCTCACCCGTGAAGCGGATTACCGGGAGTCGAGGCTCCTGCATCACTCGGTCATTTTCTTTATCGTTATTCTGGAAACAGTGCTGAATGCATTCTTTCTATCCAAGGGTAGCGACCTCGGCCTGGTCGGTGGTTTCTTTCAGGCGTTCATCATCTCTTTGATCAATCTGGGCTTCGCCGCATTTATGGCGTTTTCGTTGAGAAACTGCTTTCACCAGAGCCTGTTCAGGAAGCTGGGTGCGGCTGTGCTGTGCAGTGCCATCGTCGCGACTTCAGTCACGTTTGTGCTGGGGGTGGGGCACTACCGGGAGGCCCTGGAACAAAATCCGTTTGCCGCCTCGCAGCTGGCGATGACGAGTCTGTGGAGTGCACCCCTGGGTATTCAGGACTTCAATTCCTGGATCATGGTGGTGGTCAGTGGTATCGCCTTGATTTTGCTGACAGCCAAGTTCTTTGTGGTAGATGACCGCTACCCCGGATATACCGCGATCACCCGTCGCGTAAGAAGGCTGCAGAGAGCCTGGGGGGAAGCCTTTGAAGACGCAGTGGAAAGTGTTAACGAGCTGGCGGATGAGATACACGAGGCACTCGCGGATAAAGAGAAGACCATGCGCGCAGAGTTTATCCAGTTCAAGGCGAGTATCGAGCGCAGCGAGGAAATCCACCGTCACTACCATGAGGATATCGTCAAGGCGCAGGGCCTGCTGGACGAGCTTATCCGCTATTACCAGTCGTATTCTGCACGGATGTTGAACCGTCGCGCGGCCTACTTTGGCGAGCTATTGCGCTTCGAGCTGGATAAGTTGCCCCAGTTGAACACCACAGGTTTGGAACAGCACCAGCGTGATCTGTCGGCATTCGAGGTTTTGATGGAGGAACTCGACGGGGTGTACACCGGAGCCATCGATACAGTGAACGACCGCTGTGAGTCTCTGCAGGAATCTCTTGCGGCGCTGGTTGACCAACTCGAAATGGATTACGGTTTGCGGAGAGCATGATGGCGTGGTTTGGCCGCGGTAAAGCCAGGCGCAAAGCGGGGCGCCGTGGGAGGATGACCCGTGAAGACCGGCGTGGGATCGTTGTATTCTCCGGGTGTCTGGTGATTCTTGCGGCCCTGGGTGCGTTCACCCTGAGCGTAGTGCAGGCACCCGAACGGGATTACGACAGGGTCACCCTGTGTAATCCCAACCTGCCGCGCTTCGCCCAGCACATCGTGGTGATCGACGCGTCCGATACCCTGTCGCCTCACCAGACACATTTTCTCGATACCCACCTCTCCAGCCTGCTCGCCGCCGCAGCGGTCAACGACCGATTCTCGATATTTGTGCTGGACGATCACTACAATGGATTGTCCAAACCCGTGGTGGACTTGTGCAAACCCAACTCCGGCAAGGATGTGAGTGCGCTCACGGCCAACCAGCAGTTCATACAGGCCCTGTATCAGGAGCGGTTCGAGCAGCCGCTTGGGAAAGCGATCGAAAAAGCCGTATCTGGCGGTGAGCAGCCGGTGTCGCCGATCTACGAGGCGTTGTCAGATGTAGCAGCGCTCAACCACTTTGACCCGGCGGCTGAAAATGTCCATCTCACCATCGTCAGCGACATGATCCAGAATTCCCGTGCAGGCTCGGTATTCAAGCGGGGCTCGGCAGCCATTGACCAGCTGCCCTTGATTGATTTGCGCCGTGCCCGCACCCGCGTCTTCTGGCTCGACCGCGCCAAGTACCAGCGCTACCAGACTGCCGAGCTGGAAGCCAGCTGGCAGGACTATTTAGGCAGCGTGTCCCGGCTTGAGCAGATCCAGCGCGTCAGGGATTAACGCCTGACGCGCGAACGACGCTGCTGGCTGTCCGCTACCGGTAACGGTCTTTCCGCAACTGGCGTTCAATTCCCTGTGGTCCCTCCCGATTCTGTTACGCTTGTTAATCCTGTACTTTCGCACCCGGGATAACACACATGAAACAGTGGTGTTCGAAAGCGGTATCCGTTGGCCTGTTGCTGATCCTGGCGCAGGTTTTTGCTATTGCCGGTGTGTCGCAAGAGGTGGAGAACTCTGGCGATGCCGACGGGCGTAAAAAGCCCCACATCGCGCAGCTCTCCATCAATGGCCCTATCGGCCCCGCCACCACCGATTACCTGATCCGTACCAGTGAAGCCGCTCGCGAAGATGGCGCGCAGTTGTTCATTGTGAATATGGATACCCCCGGCGGCCTGGACGCCGCCACCCGGGACATCATTCAGCACATTCTTGCCTCGGACATTCCCTACGTTACCTATGTGACCCCGGCTGGCGCCCGCGCGGCCAGTGCCGGCACTTATATTCTCTATGCCAGCCATGTTGCGGCAATGACGCCCTCGACCACGCTGGGCGCCGCCACGCCGGTGCAGATCGGTGGTATGCCCGGGCAGCAGGAGCCACCGGGGAAGGCCCCTTCCGATACTGCGGGTACCTCCGGCGATCAAGAGGAGGGAAGTGCCGGATCGGGCTCGAAGGAGGCTGAAGCAAAAGAGACGTCGAATAAGCCTGGCAGCGCCATGGAACGCAAGGTCGTCAACGACTCTGTGGCCTACATTCGCGGCCTCGCCCAGCGCCACGGCCGCAACGCCGACTGGGCCGAAAAGGCGGTGCGCGACGCCGCCACACTGACCGCCCAGGAAGCGCTGGAAGAAAACGTGATTGACGTGGTTGCCAGCAACCAACAGCAATTATTGGAGCAACTGCCAGACCGGGAAATCGTATTGCCCGCAGGCAAGCAAAAGATCGCCGGTGAAGTCGCAGACCTGCCGGTGGTGGCCTACGAGCCAGACTGGCGCAACGAGCTGCTATCCCTGATCACCAACCCCCAGGTGGCCTATATCCTGCTGCTGGTGGGCATTTACGGCCTGATTTTCGAGGGCTACAGCCCCGGCGCCATTGTGCCGGGGGTGGTTGGTGTCATCTGTCTGCTACTGGCGTTTTATGCACTGCAGGTACTGCCGGTGAATTACGCGGGGCTGGCGCTGATCATCGTGGGCGCATTGCTGATTGCAGCGGAGCTGTTTGTGCCGAGTTTTGGCGCGCTGGGTATCGGTGGGGTGATCGCACTGGTGATCGGCTCGGTCTTGCTGATCGACAGCGATGTGCCGGGCATGCGTGTGTCCAAGGCACTGATTGGCTCCATTGCCGCCGTCAGCGGCCTCGGTTTGCTGGGGCTGCTGTATGCGGTAGGGCACAGTCTGCGCAAGCCGAAGGTGGCCGCCAATAAGGCGATGGTGGGGCGCACGGCGGTGGTATTCGATTTGGCGCCGGAGCTGCTGGTCAAGATCGACGGCGAGATCTGGCGCGCCCGTTGCGACAGTCTGCTGACGGAAGGACAGCTGGTGACGGTCACGGAGGAGCAGGGGTTGATTTTGCAGGTTAGGCCGGAATAAGCCTTTAGGGAGCGATACTTATGATCAGTTACTTTGCCAGTCTGTTGATTCTGGCCGTTGTCTTTATCGTGATGTATGCGATCCGTATCCTGCGGGAATACGAGCGCGCGGTGGTGTTTTTTCTCGGGCGTTTTCAGGCGGTGAAGGGGCCGGGTCTGATCATCATTATTCCGGTGATCCAGACAATGGAGCGGGTGGATCTACGGGTAGTGGTGATGGATGTGCCGACCCAGGATGTGATCAGTCGGGATAACGTTTCGGTGAAGGTCAATGCGGTGGTGTATTACCGGGTGGTCGATCCACAGTCGGCCATCATCAATGTGGAGAATTACCACGAGGCGGTGAGCCAGCTTTCGCAGACGACGTTACGCTCGGTGCTGGGTAAGCACGAGCTGGATGAAATGCTGTCGGAGCGTGACAAGCTCAATGTGGATATCCAGAAGATCCTCGATGAGCAGACGGATGCCTGGGGTGTGAAGGTGACCAATGTGGAGATCAAGCACATTGATCTGGACGAGAGCATGATCCGCGCCATTGCTCAGCAGGCGGAAGCAGAGCGTTCGCGGCGGGCGAAGGTGATTCATGCCGAAGGTGAGGCGCAGGCCGCATTGAAGCTCACTGAAGCGGCGGATCAACTGTCAAAAAATTCGAATGCCATTACCCTGCGGTACATGCAGACGCTGATTGATATTGCCGGAGAGCAGAATTCCACGATTGTGTTCCCGTTGCCGATGGACTTGATAAAACCTTTGCTTGAACAACAGGGGAAAAGTGGAAGTTGAATTCGGTGGTTCCAATTAGGTCGTTGAGTGGCGGCAGAGCACTGGGGTTTCGCTTTCGAAACCGGGCTAGGCGCCCCCCTTCAATACATCCCTGTCGCCGACGCTTTCGAAAGCGAAACCCCAGCACTCTGCCTTCAATTCAAAGGTAGGTGCGTTTTATATGAAGGGGTAATTCCATATGAATAAGGCGCTGAACTTGATGCGAAGGTCGAGTGCCGGGTGTGGGTTTTCAGGAGCGTCGCAAACAGGATGTTTGCGCCGCAGCGCCCAGGGATGGGTTCACAGCGGTCCTGAAAACCCACACCCGGTGCTTGGCCGCCGGTAAAACCACTAAGCGGGGCCACTGGCTTTTCGAAGAAGTGAGAATTACTTAAGAAGAAGTTTGAGAAGATGGGCCGTGGACCCATCCCAATCCTCCGGAATCTCCCCATCAATGGCCGCATGCACGCCATTGCCAAGCACCTTGCCTAACTCCACGCCCCACTGATCGAAGGGATTGATGTCCAGCAGGCAGCCAAAGGTAAACACCTTGTGCTCGTACAGCGCCAGCAGGCTGCCCAGGTGGAACGGATCCAGCTTTTCCACAATCAGGGTATTGCTCGGGCGGTTGCCGGGTACCACTTTATGCGGTGCTAGCTGATGTACTTCTTTGTGGGTGTGGCCTGAGGCCTCCAGCTCTTTGCGCGCTTCGGCCAGGGACTTGC
The nucleotide sequence above comes from Microbulbifer salipaludis. Encoded proteins:
- a CDS encoding slipin family protein; the protein is MISYFASLLILAVVFIVMYAIRILREYERAVVFFLGRFQAVKGPGLIIIIPVIQTMERVDLRVVVMDVPTQDVISRDNVSVKVNAVVYYRVVDPQSAIINVENYHEAVSQLSQTTLRSVLGKHELDEMLSERDKLNVDIQKILDEQTDAWGVKVTNVEIKHIDLDESMIRAIAQQAEAERSRRAKVIHAEGEAQAALKLTEAADQLSKNSNAITLRYMQTLIDIAGEQNSTIVFPLPMDLIKPLLEQQGKSGS
- a CDS encoding NfeD family protein, coding for MKQWCSKAVSVGLLLILAQVFAIAGVSQEVENSGDADGRKKPHIAQLSINGPIGPATTDYLIRTSEAAREDGAQLFIVNMDTPGGLDAATRDIIQHILASDIPYVTYVTPAGARAASAGTYILYASHVAAMTPSTTLGAATPVQIGGMPGQQEPPGKAPSDTAGTSGDQEEGSAGSGSKEAEAKETSNKPGSAMERKVVNDSVAYIRGLAQRHGRNADWAEKAVRDAATLTAQEALEENVIDVVASNQQQLLEQLPDREIVLPAGKQKIAGEVADLPVVAYEPDWRNELLSLITNPQVAYILLLVGIYGLIFEGYSPGAIVPGVVGVICLLLAFYALQVLPVNYAGLALIIVGALLIAAELFVPSFGALGIGGVIALVIGSVLLIDSDVPGMRVSKALIGSIAAVSGLGLLGLLYAVGHSLRKPKVAANKAMVGRTAVVFDLAPELLVKIDGEIWRARCDSLLTEGQLVTVTEEQGLILQVRPE